The following are encoded in a window of Solidesulfovibrio magneticus RS-1 genomic DNA:
- a CDS encoding ATP-binding protein, with protein MVKDVPSAEAPRSLKRLLDPLTGLLGVPVAVNTNPGMPVWPDPGAEAHAILHREFPERGPCPWLAPDLPLDEAHTRKSVCPLGLAVERFPLVLRDGRPGELIVGPYFTNPADRQALFGRSRAADAALHVLPCLLPQRRGLIEHFYREFAAFAGSAARAGAAKEQFLANMSHELRTPLNGIMGMLSLLLQSEGDGRRRQFLELAMNASNQLLGVINALLDLNGIASGRLVLAEELFEPRRMLSELFAMCAEDAASRGLAFQAAVADDVPVQLVGDPQRLRQVLLNLIHNALKYTEHGGLDVAVTMAPTQSARSDAAKLLFTVRDTGIGIAPDRQEAIFDHFAIGEPFLGKRYAQAGLGLGIARDIVEKMGGRLRVESELGQGSTFTFTAELRRPCVECPTPTTNETAHPTGGGGAVIVHAEDDPVAQLLVRRILEDRGYVPISVDSCEGLFDILGSRPVDMVLMDVTMPGLCGLESTRRIRRGESGAAADIPVVGLSGSATPEDRRQGLLAGMTDYIAKPVTRFELLAVVQRALAGRPFRAA; from the coding sequence ATGGTAAAAGATGTGCCAAGCGCCGAAGCGCCCCGTTCGCTCAAGCGGCTGCTTGATCCCTTAACCGGGCTTCTGGGCGTTCCGGTTGCCGTCAACACCAATCCCGGGATGCCTGTATGGCCCGACCCCGGGGCCGAAGCCCATGCCATTTTGCACCGGGAATTCCCCGAGCGCGGACCATGTCCCTGGCTGGCCCCGGACCTGCCCCTGGACGAGGCCCATACGCGAAAATCCGTCTGCCCCCTGGGACTGGCCGTGGAGCGCTTTCCCCTGGTCCTGCGCGACGGTCGGCCGGGGGAACTGATCGTGGGTCCCTATTTCACCAACCCGGCCGACCGTCAGGCGCTTTTCGGCCGCAGCCGGGCCGCCGACGCCGCCTTGCACGTCCTGCCCTGCCTGCTGCCCCAGCGCCGCGGCCTCATTGAGCATTTCTACCGCGAGTTCGCCGCCTTCGCCGGCTCGGCCGCCCGGGCCGGCGCGGCCAAGGAACAGTTCCTGGCCAACATGAGCCATGAACTGCGCACGCCCCTAAACGGCATCATGGGCATGTTGAGCCTGCTTCTCCAAAGCGAGGGAGACGGCCGTCGTCGCCAGTTCCTCGAACTGGCCATGAACGCCTCCAACCAGCTCCTGGGCGTCATTAACGCCCTGCTCGACTTAAACGGCATCGCCTCGGGCCGGCTGGTGCTGGCCGAGGAACTCTTTGAGCCGCGCCGGATGTTGTCCGAGCTTTTCGCCATGTGCGCCGAGGACGCGGCCTCGCGGGGGCTGGCCTTTCAGGCCGCCGTGGCCGACGACGTGCCGGTCCAGCTCGTGGGCGACCCCCAGCGGCTGCGCCAGGTGCTGCTCAATCTCATCCACAACGCGCTCAAATATACCGAACACGGCGGCCTGGACGTGGCCGTGACCATGGCCCCGACCCAAAGTGCCCGTTCCGACGCCGCCAAACTGCTTTTTACCGTGCGCGACACCGGCATCGGCATCGCCCCGGACCGCCAGGAAGCCATCTTCGACCATTTCGCCATCGGCGAGCCGTTTCTGGGCAAACGCTACGCCCAGGCCGGCCTGGGCCTGGGCATAGCCCGGGACATCGTGGAAAAAATGGGCGGCCGGCTGCGGGTGGAAAGCGAGCTCGGCCAGGGCAGCACGTTCACCTTCACCGCCGAATTGCGACGGCCCTGCGTCGAATGCCCAACCCCGACCACGAACGAGACCGCTCACCCCACCGGCGGCGGCGGCGCGGTCATTGTCCACGCCGAGGACGACCCCGTGGCCCAGCTTCTGGTGCGCCGCATCCTGGAAGACCGGGGCTACGTGCCCATTTCCGTGGATTCCTGCGAGGGCCTGTTCGACATTCTGGGCAGCCGGCCCGTGGATATGGTGCTGATGGACGTCACCATGCCGGGCCTGTGCGGCCTGGAATCCACTCGCCGCATCCGCCGGGGCGAGTCCGGCGCCGCCGCCGACATCCCCGTCGTGGGCTTGTCCGGCTCGGCCACGCCCGAAGACCGCCGCCAGGGACTTTTGGCCGGTATGACCGACTACATCGCCAAGCCCGTCACCCGGTTTGAGCTGCTGGCCGTGGTCCAGCGGGCCCTGGCCGGAAGGCCCTTCCGGGCGGCTTGA